From Gemmatimonadaceae bacterium, a single genomic window includes:
- a CDS encoding ABC transporter ATP-binding protein yields MSANPDALPANGPAGASAVELSKVRFAYKAGRDVIAIDQLSIARGETVFLHGPSGSGKTTLLGLLAGVLQASSGHVKVLGQDFSTMSSGARDAFRARHLGYVFQMFNLIPYLSVRENILLPIRLEAARKARLAPQSIDEAVAAIATELDIKQFLERPIGELSVGQQQRVAAARALIGHPEVVIADEPTSALDTDRREAFLQLLFASCKRANATLVFVSHDHTLMPMFSRIVELAEINTAARVGADA; encoded by the coding sequence ATGAGCGCGAACCCCGATGCGCTGCCGGCCAACGGGCCGGCAGGAGCCTCGGCGGTCGAGCTCTCGAAGGTCCGCTTCGCCTACAAGGCCGGGCGTGACGTCATCGCGATCGATCAGCTGTCGATCGCGCGGGGCGAGACGGTGTTCCTGCATGGGCCGAGCGGCAGTGGCAAGACCACGCTGCTCGGCCTTCTTGCGGGGGTACTGCAGGCGTCGAGCGGGCACGTGAAGGTGCTCGGACAGGACTTCAGCACGATGTCGAGCGGCGCCCGCGATGCCTTCCGCGCGCGGCACCTCGGCTATGTGTTCCAGATGTTCAACCTGATTCCGTATCTGTCGGTGCGGGAGAACATTCTGCTCCCCATCCGCCTCGAGGCCGCGCGCAAGGCGCGACTCGCGCCGCAAAGCATCGATGAGGCGGTCGCGGCGATCGCCACCGAGTTGGACATCAAGCAGTTCCTCGAGCGCCCCATTGGCGAGTTGAGCGTGGGGCAGCAGCAGCGCGTCGCGGCGGCCCGCGCGCTCATTGGGCATCCCGAAGTGGTGATCGCCGATGAGCCGACGAGTGCGCTCGATACCGATCGCCGCGAAGCGTTTCTGCAATTGCTCTTCGCGTCCTGCAAGCGAGCCAACGCCACGCTCGTGTTCGTGAGTCATGATCACACGCTGATGCCGATGTTCTCGCGCATCGTGGAGCTGGCCGAGATCAATACGGCAGCGCGCGTGGGGGCGGACGCCTGA
- a CDS encoding DUF3299 domain-containing protein codes for MTRRLSALASLAGVAALVASTAAFTPVKPAPKVKAAPAAAAPAPAADEAVNIDWRVLAGLDYTNGKATDTLKKLDGKTVRIPGFVVPLDDFQEEGAEFLLVPYYGACVHTPPPPPNQIVMVGMSGKKAVKLNLFDAVWMSGKLKISSVESPYGTVGYQLEGLKVEPYSSK; via the coding sequence ATGACTCGACGCCTGTCTGCTCTTGCTTCGCTCGCTGGTGTGGCCGCTCTGGTGGCCTCCACGGCGGCGTTTACGCCGGTCAAGCCGGCCCCGAAGGTCAAGGCCGCGCCGGCCGCGGCGGCCCCTGCGCCGGCCGCTGACGAGGCGGTGAACATCGATTGGCGCGTCCTCGCCGGTCTCGACTACACGAACGGCAAGGCCACCGACACGCTCAAGAAGCTCGACGGCAAGACGGTGCGCATTCCGGGCTTCGTGGTGCCGCTCGACGACTTCCAGGAGGAAGGCGCCGAGTTCCTGCTGGTGCCGTACTACGGCGCCTGCGTGCACACGCCGCCGCCGCCGCCGAACCAGATCGTGATGGTGGGCATGAGCGGCAAGAAGGCCGTGAAGCTCAACCTGTTCGATGCGGTGTGGATGTCGGGCAAGCTCAAGATCTCGTCGGTCGAGAGCCCGTACGGCACCGTGGGGTATCAGCTTGAAGGTCTCAAGGTCGAGCCTTACTCGTCGAAATGA
- the ruvB gene encoding Holliday junction branch migration DNA helicase RuvB: MSRPEITTPEALSDEGVVELSLRPQRLAEFIGQQKVKESLAIAIDAARGRKEPLDHILFFGPPGLGKTTLADLIARELGVNLTTTSGPALENPKDLVGPLTNLREGDVLFIDEIHRLRPIIEEFLYPAMEDYKIDIRLSEGPKAQTVTMPIERFTLVGATTKLGMLTSPLRARFGILHQLAFYPTDELEFIVRRTADVLKVEMDAEGAHEIARRSRGTPRVANRLLRRVRDYAQVRADGRISLDVAQAALALLDVDHFGLDDTDTRLLRAIIEKFDGGPVGLGTIAAAIGDDPGTIEEVYEPFLVQHGFLQRTPRGRVATAHAYRHLGFVPPAGSAEQPGLF, encoded by the coding sequence ATGTCCCGCCCCGAAATCACGACCCCTGAGGCCCTCTCCGACGAGGGGGTCGTCGAGCTCTCCCTCCGCCCGCAGCGGCTGGCCGAGTTCATCGGCCAGCAAAAGGTCAAGGAGAGCCTCGCCATCGCCATCGATGCCGCGCGGGGGCGGAAGGAACCGCTCGACCACATCCTCTTCTTCGGCCCGCCCGGCCTGGGGAAGACGACGCTCGCCGATCTGATCGCGCGCGAGCTGGGCGTGAACCTCACGACCACCTCCGGGCCGGCGCTCGAAAACCCCAAGGACCTCGTAGGGCCCCTCACGAATCTCCGTGAGGGCGATGTCCTGTTCATCGACGAGATCCACCGGCTGCGCCCGATCATCGAAGAGTTCCTCTATCCGGCGATGGAGGACTACAAGATCGACATCCGCCTCTCCGAGGGCCCTAAGGCGCAGACGGTCACGATGCCCATCGAGCGCTTCACGCTGGTCGGTGCGACCACCAAGCTCGGGATGCTCACGTCGCCGCTCCGCGCGCGCTTCGGGATCCTGCACCAGCTCGCGTTCTATCCGACCGACGAACTCGAGTTCATCGTGCGACGCACCGCCGATGTGCTCAAGGTGGAGATGGACGCCGAAGGCGCCCATGAGATTGCGCGCCGTTCACGCGGCACACCGCGCGTCGCCAACCGCCTGCTGCGCCGCGTGCGCGACTACGCCCAGGTGCGCGCCGACGGGCGCATCTCCCTCGACGTGGCCCAGGCGGCGCTCGCGCTTTTGGACGTCGACCACTTTGGCCTCGACGACACCGACACGCGCCTGCTGCGCGCCATCATCGAGAAGTTCGACGGCGGCCCGGTGGGACTTGGCACCATCGCCGCAGCGATCGGCGATGACCCAGGCACCATCGAGGAAGTGTACGAGCCGTTCCTCGTGCAGCACGGCTTTCTGCAGCGCACGCCGCGCGGCCGCGTCGCCACCGCGCACGCCTATCGGCACCTCGGATTCGTTCCGCCAGCGGGAAGCGCCGAGCAGCCCGGCCTCTTCTAG
- the queA gene encoding tRNA preQ1(34) S-adenosylmethionine ribosyltransferase-isomerase QueA → MSTEPAPVDVPLPHDAPKGSRTSDYDYDLPDARIAQRPVEPRDASRMLVVDRATGSLAHRTFRDVAELIPEGDAIVLNTTKVFKARLLGHRDSGGPAEILLLRPLDETHYEAMIHPGGKLRPGRMVTIAPGFRVEIVDATPRRTRVVKLHVDSGSVTDAIEAHGHVPLPPYIERADEQNDTTRYQTVYANEAGSVAAPTAGLHFTPELLATLERKGVERVNVLLHVGAGTFRPVSDEDPALHVMHEEWCEVTDDAAQRLNAVRARGNKIWVIGTTGVRTLETATGRDGIVQPFRGETNIFLRPPYEFRGVDHLITNFHLPKSTLIMLVAAFAGYDLTMSAYRTAVADEYRFYSYGDAMCLI, encoded by the coding sequence ATGTCCACCGAGCCCGCACCCGTGGACGTGCCGCTCCCCCACGATGCGCCCAAGGGGAGCCGCACCTCCGACTATGACTATGATCTGCCGGACGCACGCATCGCGCAGCGGCCGGTCGAGCCGCGCGATGCGAGCCGCATGCTGGTCGTCGATCGCGCCACCGGCTCCCTCGCGCACCGCACGTTCCGCGACGTCGCCGAGCTGATTCCCGAAGGCGATGCGATCGTGCTGAACACCACCAAGGTGTTCAAGGCGCGCCTGCTCGGGCATCGTGACAGCGGCGGCCCCGCGGAAATTCTCCTCCTGCGGCCGCTCGACGAGACGCACTACGAAGCGATGATCCACCCGGGTGGCAAACTGCGACCGGGGCGCATGGTGACCATCGCGCCGGGCTTCCGCGTGGAGATCGTGGACGCCACCCCGCGCCGCACGCGCGTCGTGAAGCTGCACGTGGACAGCGGCTCGGTGACCGACGCCATCGAGGCGCACGGCCACGTGCCGCTGCCGCCCTATATCGAGCGCGCGGATGAACAGAACGACACGACGCGCTACCAGACGGTCTACGCGAACGAAGCGGGCTCTGTCGCCGCGCCGACCGCGGGGCTCCACTTCACGCCGGAGCTGCTCGCCACGCTCGAACGCAAGGGCGTCGAACGGGTGAACGTGCTGCTGCACGTGGGCGCGGGCACCTTCCGCCCGGTGAGCGACGAAGATCCGGCGCTGCACGTGATGCACGAGGAGTGGTGCGAAGTCACCGACGACGCCGCGCAACGCCTCAACGCGGTGCGGGCCCGCGGCAACAAGATCTGGGTGATCGGCACCACCGGCGTGCGCACGCTGGAGACGGCGACAGGGCGCGACGGCATCGTGCAGCCGTTCCGCGGGGAGACGAACATCTTCCTGCGCCCGCCGTACGAGTTCCGCGGGGTGGACCATCTGATCACGAACTTCCACCTCCCCAAGAGCACGCTCATCATGCTCGTCGCCGCCTTCGCCGGCTACGATCTCACCATGAGCGCTTACCGCACTGCGGTGGCCGACGAGTACCGCTTCTACTCGTACGGCGACGCCATGTGCCTCATCTAG
- the tgt gene encoding tRNA guanosine(34) transglycosylase Tgt has product MTPHGPVQTPQFMPVGTLASVKALDPEDLHRLGATMVLSNAYHLRLRPGDDLVRTMGGLHQFMQWSGPMLTDSGGFQVFSLEGLRAIKEEGVEFRSHLDGSKQQFTPESVMRIERNLGADVIMQFDHVVPGQSPHDLAKEAMERSIRWLERCRTEFNRLLVEDTLAPTPVQALFPIVQGGIHADLRRDSARAIQGVGDWVGFGIGGLSVGEAKPDMYAVLDVVNEVLPTDRPRYLMGVGFPEDLVEGVARGVDLFDCVAPTRMGRTGAFFTTTGRRSIKNAAWRLDSSPLDEACTCPACTRFSKAYIRHLFVAEEILGLRLLSLHNVHFLVALMRDARAAIQAGSFEGWSRDWLARYHSGKTAS; this is encoded by the coding sequence ATGACGCCGCATGGGCCGGTGCAGACGCCGCAGTTCATGCCGGTGGGGACGCTGGCGTCGGTGAAGGCGCTCGACCCCGAGGACCTGCACCGGCTCGGCGCCACGATGGTGCTGAGCAACGCATACCACCTGCGCCTCCGGCCAGGGGACGACCTCGTCCGGACCATGGGCGGGCTCCACCAGTTCATGCAGTGGAGCGGCCCCATGCTCACCGACTCCGGCGGGTTCCAGGTCTTTTCGCTGGAAGGACTGCGGGCCATCAAGGAGGAGGGCGTCGAATTCCGGAGCCACCTCGACGGCTCCAAGCAGCAGTTCACCCCCGAGTCCGTCATGCGCATCGAGCGCAACCTCGGCGCCGACGTCATCATGCAGTTCGATCACGTCGTCCCCGGGCAGTCGCCGCACGACCTCGCCAAGGAGGCGATGGAGCGGAGTATCCGCTGGCTCGAGCGCTGCCGGACCGAGTTCAACCGGCTGCTGGTCGAGGACACGCTCGCCCCCACCCCGGTCCAGGCGCTCTTCCCCATCGTGCAGGGCGGCATTCACGCCGACCTGCGCCGGGATTCGGCGCGCGCCATTCAGGGCGTCGGCGACTGGGTCGGCTTTGGCATCGGCGGGCTGTCGGTGGGCGAGGCCAAGCCCGACATGTACGCCGTGCTCGATGTCGTGAACGAGGTGCTCCCGACCGATCGGCCGCGCTACCTCATGGGCGTCGGCTTCCCCGAAGATCTCGTGGAGGGGGTCGCGCGCGGCGTGGACCTCTTCGACTGCGTCGCCCCCACCCGCATGGGACGCACCGGGGCCTTCTTCACGACCACCGGCCGGCGGAGCATCAAGAACGCCGCCTGGCGGCTCGACTCGTCCCCCTTGGATGAGGCCTGTACCTGCCCGGCCTGTACCCGGTTCTCCAAGGCGTATATCCGGCATCTCTTCGTGGCCGAAGAGATCCTCGGACTCCGCCTCCTGAGCCTGCACAATGTACATTTCCTCGTTGCGCTGATGCGCGATGCCCGGGCCGCCATCCAGGCCGGCTCGTTCGAGGGCTGGAGCCGGGATTGGCTCGCCCGCTACCACTCCGGAAAGACTGCCTCATGA
- the yajC gene encoding preprotein translocase subunit YajC, which yields MTVPVFASLALLQTAGTAGIAQMLFMYGAIFAIFYFVLIRPQQKQRKDHEARVRQLKKGDEIVTAGGIVGEVVHIAAQGKDGAASLNDRITIKSGESKLIVERGRIAAIGGSAPAA from the coding sequence ATGACCGTGCCCGTTTTCGCCAGCCTTGCCCTGCTCCAGACCGCCGGGACCGCCGGGATCGCCCAGATGCTGTTCATGTACGGCGCCATCTTTGCGATCTTCTACTTCGTGCTCATCCGCCCGCAGCAGAAGCAGCGCAAGGATCACGAGGCGCGCGTCCGCCAGCTCAAGAAGGGCGACGAAATCGTGACCGCCGGCGGCATCGTGGGCGAGGTCGTCCACATTGCCGCGCAGGGAAAGGACGGCGCGGCGTCGCTGAACGACCGCATCACGATCAAGTCGGGTGAATCCAAGCTCATCGTCGAGCGCGGCCGCATCGCGGCCATCGGCGGCAGCGCGCCCGCGGCGTAA
- the def gene encoding peptide deformylase, translating into MSLLDIHVLGSPILRQETERVDQITPELRRLIDDMFETMEKAKGVGLAAPQVGRRERLCVVDADDTRLVVINPEIIHHEGGIVRGEEGCLSIPEIYADVDRHARVTVRAQDIDGNWYEVEGANLLGRCLQHEIDHLHGKLFTDRLSLLKRRAAMKQWDQEKQQYPKNLRVLPVGDLPPEDE; encoded by the coding sequence GTGTCGCTGCTCGACATTCACGTCCTCGGCTCGCCCATCCTCCGCCAGGAGACGGAGCGCGTCGATCAGATCACCCCGGAGCTCCGCCGTCTCATCGACGACATGTTCGAGACGATGGAGAAGGCCAAGGGCGTCGGCCTCGCCGCCCCGCAGGTCGGGCGCCGCGAACGCCTCTGCGTGGTGGACGCCGATGACACGCGCCTCGTGGTGATCAATCCTGAGATCATCCACCACGAAGGCGGCATCGTGCGGGGCGAGGAAGGGTGCCTTTCGATCCCTGAGATCTACGCTGACGTGGACCGCCACGCGCGGGTGACCGTGCGCGCGCAGGACATCGACGGCAACTGGTACGAAGTCGAGGGCGCCAATCTCCTCGGCCGCTGCCTGCAGCATGAGATCGATCACCTGCACGGCAAGCTCTTCACCGATCGCCTGAGCCTCCTCAAGCGGCGCGCGGCGATGAAGCAGTGGGATCAGGAAAAGCAGCAGTACCCGAAGAACCTGCGCGTGCTTCCCGTGGGCGATCTGCCCCCGGAAGACGAGTAA
- the fmt gene encoding methionyl-tRNA formyltransferase — translation MRILFWGTPDFAVLPLRALLGEGHDVVGVVTQPDKPRGRSRTQLDPSPVKRVALEEGLPVLQPDKPRGDAFEAEMRALAPDISVVVAYGRILPKSVIDLPPHGTLNIHASLLPELRGAAPIQASILQGMPETGITIMQMVPALDAGDMLHVLRTPIGVDQTYGELHDTLAEMGALAIVQALAMIEAGVSRPVPQDDAQSTYAPKIERDMARLDFTKSAVDVSRATRAFDPRPGAFAALREQDVKLFGARLVGTGSDADLDEPTRSSPPGTVRSIGDDGLLVRCGEGAVRFLDVQPSGKPRMTAAAWGRGRGAQAGDQFTTSAS, via the coding sequence GTGCGCATTCTCTTCTGGGGGACGCCCGACTTCGCCGTGCTGCCACTCCGGGCGTTGCTCGGCGAGGGGCACGATGTCGTGGGCGTCGTCACGCAGCCCGACAAGCCGCGTGGCCGCTCGCGCACGCAGCTCGATCCCTCGCCGGTCAAGAGGGTCGCGCTCGAAGAAGGGCTGCCCGTGCTGCAGCCCGACAAGCCGCGGGGCGACGCCTTCGAAGCCGAGATGCGCGCCCTCGCGCCCGACATCTCGGTCGTCGTGGCGTATGGGCGCATTCTCCCCAAGAGCGTGATTGACCTGCCGCCGCACGGCACGCTCAACATTCATGCCTCGTTGCTCCCGGAACTGCGCGGCGCCGCGCCCATTCAGGCGTCGATCCTGCAGGGGATGCCCGAGACTGGCATCACCATCATGCAGATGGTGCCCGCGCTCGACGCCGGGGACATGCTGCATGTGCTGCGCACACCCATCGGCGTCGATCAGACCTACGGCGAGTTGCATGACACGCTCGCCGAAATGGGCGCACTCGCCATCGTGCAGGCGCTGGCGATGATCGAGGCCGGGGTCTCGCGCCCCGTCCCGCAGGACGACGCGCAGAGCACCTACGCACCCAAGATCGAGCGCGACATGGCCCGGCTCGACTTCACGAAATCGGCCGTGGACGTTTCGCGGGCCACGCGCGCCTTCGATCCGCGCCCGGGGGCCTTCGCCGCGCTGCGCGAGCAGGATGTGAAGCTCTTCGGTGCGCGTCTCGTGGGCACCGGCAGCGATGCCGATCTCGACGAGCCTACGCGCAGCAGTCCGCCGGGCACGGTGCGCAGCATCGGCGACGACGGCCTCCTCGTGCGCTGCGGCGAAGGCGCCGTGCGCTTTCTCGACGTGCAGCCAAGTGGGAAGCCACGCATGACCGCCGCTGCCTGGGGCCGCGGCCGCGGCGCGCAAGCGGGCGATCAGTTCACCACGTCCGCGTCGTGA
- the rsmB gene encoding 16S rRNA (cytosine(967)-C(5))-methyltransferase RsmB — protein sequence MARPPHRRHASPSGSGAGVTESRVAAALICADLRAGQLLDAAFEKRTPPLDARDRRWVQELVWGMLRTRGRLDAILAARVRGGLAKLDADVTDLMRLGAYQLLSMDSVPPYAAIGQTVELMKRRHGIGASKLANAVLRRIDRERAEIEPEVPTDPLEALAQQYSHPRWVVARWVERWGTDETARLLAANNAPAHIVVRPYGVSRQALAEQLASADIDAHDVPLVPDSLRLPTGVALTELGAFRQGQLYVQDPAATLVVQYAHVPEGSVVADLCAAPGSKALELSRRAALVIAADRSAARVQRMIDGFTRVHATRIDAIVSDATEPSVSLMDAVLVDVPCTGTGTFRRHPDARWRLKVSDFAVVGMAQRAILRAAAKVVKPGGLLIYSTCSLELEENDEMIDQFLAQHPEFTLEAPPAGVVPEAVLDNGRLRVLPQQHGFDGAFAARLRRAA from the coding sequence GTGGCTCGTCCTCCGCATCGCCGTCACGCGTCGCCGTCGGGCTCCGGCGCCGGCGTCACCGAGTCGCGCGTCGCAGCCGCACTCATCTGCGCCGATCTCCGCGCGGGGCAGCTGCTCGACGCCGCCTTCGAGAAGCGCACGCCGCCACTCGATGCGCGCGACCGCCGCTGGGTGCAGGAACTGGTCTGGGGGATGCTGCGCACCCGCGGCCGCCTCGATGCCATCCTGGCCGCGCGCGTGCGTGGCGGCCTCGCCAAGCTCGATGCCGATGTGACCGATCTGATGCGCCTCGGAGCCTACCAGCTGCTCAGCATGGACAGCGTGCCCCCGTACGCGGCCATCGGGCAGACGGTCGAGCTCATGAAGCGGCGCCATGGGATCGGCGCCAGCAAGCTCGCCAACGCCGTGCTGCGTCGCATCGATCGCGAGCGCGCCGAGATTGAGCCCGAGGTCCCCACCGACCCACTCGAAGCCCTCGCGCAGCAGTACTCGCATCCGCGCTGGGTCGTCGCACGCTGGGTCGAGCGCTGGGGCACCGACGAAACCGCTCGGCTCCTCGCGGCCAACAATGCCCCCGCGCACATCGTCGTGCGGCCATATGGCGTGTCGCGACAGGCGCTCGCCGAGCAGCTCGCCAGCGCCGATATCGATGCGCATGACGTGCCGCTCGTCCCCGACTCCCTGCGCCTGCCCACCGGCGTGGCGCTCACCGAGCTCGGCGCGTTCCGGCAGGGGCAGCTCTATGTGCAGGATCCGGCGGCCACACTCGTAGTGCAGTACGCGCACGTGCCCGAGGGCAGCGTCGTCGCCGATCTCTGCGCCGCGCCTGGCAGCAAGGCGCTCGAACTCTCGCGCCGCGCCGCGCTCGTGATCGCCGCCGATCGCAGTGCCGCGCGCGTGCAGCGCATGATCGACGGCTTCACGCGCGTGCACGCCACCCGCATCGACGCCATCGTGAGCGATGCCACCGAGCCATCGGTATCGCTCATGGACGCCGTGCTCGTGGACGTCCCCTGCACCGGCACCGGCACCTTCCGCCGCCACCCCGATGCGCGCTGGCGGCTCAAGGTGAGCGACTTCGCGGTGGTGGGCATGGCCCAGCGCGCGATCCTGCGCGCGGCCGCCAAGGTCGTGAAGCCCGGTGGGCTGCTCATCTACAGCACCTGTTCGCTCGAGCTGGAAGAAAACGACGAGATGATCGACCAGTTCCTTGCGCAGCACCCCGAGTTCACGCTCGAGGCGCCGCCCGCGGGCGTCGTCCCCGAGGCGGTGCTCGACAACGGGCGCCTGCGCGTGCTGCCGCAGCAGCATGGCTTCGACGGCGCGTTCGCCGCGCGCCTCCGGAGGGCCGCATGA
- a CDS encoding PASTA domain-containing protein, with product MSAARKTGASPARTWLVRGVVALLLGGALGAGAGVFTVNKLEPGRGNGVDSLQVMLDSIAKGRLAADSGVPTPAAPASSKPDTQAAAVDSVPVPTVADLEEGAARNAIRDAGLLVGDVSFQASTKPAGTVLSSTPAAGTFVARGTPVLLTLSDGRPPTDTFPSTFSPVRP from the coding sequence ATGAGCGCCGCCAGGAAGACGGGCGCGTCACCCGCGCGCACCTGGCTCGTGCGCGGCGTCGTGGCACTGCTCCTTGGCGGGGCGCTTGGTGCCGGCGCCGGGGTGTTCACGGTGAACAAGCTCGAACCCGGCCGTGGCAACGGCGTGGATTCGCTGCAGGTCATGCTCGACAGCATCGCCAAGGGGCGCCTCGCCGCCGACAGCGGTGTCCCCACGCCCGCCGCGCCCGCGTCGTCCAAGCCCGACACGCAGGCCGCCGCCGTGGATTCGGTGCCCGTGCCCACCGTGGCCGATCTGGAAGAGGGCGCGGCGCGCAACGCCATTCGCGACGCCGGCCTGCTCGTGGGCGATGTCAGCTTTCAGGCCAGCACCAAGCCGGCCGGCACCGTGCTGTCCAGCACGCCGGCCGCCGGCACCTTTGTGGCGCGGGGCACTCCGGTGCTGCTCACGTTGAGCGATGGCCGCCCCCCCACCGATACGTTCCCTTCGACTTTTTCGCCGGTTCGCCCATGA
- the rpe gene encoding ribulose-phosphate 3-epimerase yields MTVRIAPSLLAADFRKLGDEIALVEAGGADWIHVDVMDGRFVPNLSFGVKVIEAARKCTTKVVDCHLMVLEPENYFDEYVKAGADVITIHAEAAPHLDRQLTRIKELGCKAGVALNPGTSLSVIEEVAHMLDLLLIMTVNPGYGGQKFIEYSVDKIERARFLLDQAGSTAVLEVDGGISRDTIHRCWKAGADTFVAGNAVFAAADPKAEIALLKSLCADAV; encoded by the coding sequence ATGACGGTTCGCATTGCCCCTTCGCTCCTCGCTGCCGACTTCCGCAAACTCGGTGACGAGATCGCGCTCGTCGAAGCCGGTGGAGCCGACTGGATTCACGTCGATGTGATGGACGGGCGCTTCGTGCCCAACCTGTCGTTCGGCGTAAAGGTCATCGAGGCGGCCCGGAAGTGCACGACCAAGGTTGTGGACTGCCACCTCATGGTGCTCGAGCCGGAGAACTACTTCGACGAGTACGTGAAGGCCGGCGCCGATGTCATCACCATCCACGCCGAAGCGGCGCCGCATCTCGATCGCCAGCTCACGCGCATCAAGGAACTCGGCTGCAAGGCCGGCGTGGCGCTCAATCCGGGCACGTCGCTGAGCGTAATCGAAGAAGTCGCGCACATGCTCGACCTGCTGCTGATCATGACGGTGAACCCCGGCTACGGCGGGCAGAAGTTCATCGAGTACAGCGTGGACAAGATCGAGCGCGCGCGCTTCCTCCTCGATCAGGCCGGGAGCACCGCGGTGCTGGAGGTCGATGGCGGCATCTCGCGCGACACGATCCATCGCTGCTGGAAGGCCGGTGCCGATACGTTCGTGGCCGGGAACGCCGTCTTTGCGGCCGCCGATCCGAAGGCGGAAATCGCGCTCCTCAAGAGCCTCTGCGCCGACGCGGTATGA
- a CDS encoding TlpA family protein disulfide reductase — translation MTNRQQWMIVGGIVALLAGGSIVASRFMGDELVDVSVGVQAPGFTVQTVDNTPRTKTLTDYRGQVLVLNLWATWCVPCRSEMPSIEALYKELGPKGLKIVAVSVDEDGMQQEIRKFVQEFGLTFEILHDQAGVMQQIYRTTGIPETFVIGRDGTIRKKWVGADDWNTPGNKRLLEQLLAEPAP, via the coding sequence ATGACCAATCGCCAGCAGTGGATGATCGTCGGCGGTATCGTCGCGCTGTTGGCCGGTGGCTCCATCGTGGCCTCGCGCTTCATGGGCGATGAGCTGGTGGATGTGAGCGTGGGCGTGCAGGCGCCAGGCTTCACGGTGCAGACCGTGGACAACACGCCGCGCACCAAGACGCTCACCGACTATCGCGGGCAGGTGCTCGTGCTCAATCTGTGGGCGACCTGGTGCGTGCCGTGCCGCAGCGAGATGCCGAGCATCGAGGCGCTCTACAAGGAGCTCGGCCCCAAGGGGCTCAAGATCGTTGCCGTGAGCGTGGACGAAGACGGCATGCAGCAGGAGATCCGCAAGTTCGTGCAGGAGTTCGGGCTCACGTTCGAGATTCTGCATGATCAGGCGGGCGTGATGCAGCAGATCTATCGCACCACCGGCATTCCCGAGACGTTCGTGATCGGCCGCGACGGCACGATTCGCAAGAAGTGGGTCGGTGCCGACGACTGGAACACGCCCGGCAACAAGCGGCTGCTCGAGCAGCTGCTCGCCGAACCCGCGCCGTAA